The Euwallacea similis isolate ESF13 chromosome 7, ESF131.1, whole genome shotgun sequence genome has a window encoding:
- the SrpRbeta gene encoding signal recognition particle receptor subunit beta gives MVVDLPLLLAVLLVLLTILIFIVQRVLKSSKRHVLLTGLNDSGKTLIYSQLIYNRHIMTYTSSQDNFNQYNSDGKELTIVDLPGFHSIRQQCFEKYKDSSKGIVYVVDSVTLAKNIRDAANILYNILTDPVIMKNKPGLLILCNKQDQTLAKGSNIIKSMLEKEMNTLRNTQLSQVKQLDSKEKATNKLGDISKDFSFSSLYCKVEFAEACAYNKNGSVNLEDLKKWIRKVTN, from the exons ATGGTTGTAGATCTACCCCTATTATTAGCTGTTCTGCTAGTACTCCTTACCATAT TAATCTTCATTGTACAGCGAGTGCTAAAAAGCAGCAAGAGACACGTTCTCCTTACCGGACTCAATGACAGTGGAAAAACCTTAATATATTCCCAATTAATTTATAACCGACATATAATGACCTACACATCTAGCCAGGACAACTTTAACCAGTACAACTCTGATGGA AAAGAGTTAACAATAGTGGACCTTCCTGGATTTCACAGCATTAGACAacaatgttttgaaaaatacaagGACTCTTCAAAGGGAATTGTATATGTAGTTGATTCAGTCACTTTAGCAAAAAACATTAGAGATGCAgctaatattttatataatatactcACTGACCCAGTTATCATGAAAAACAAGCCAGGACTTTTGATTCTGTGCAACAAACAGGACCAAACTTTAGCCAAAGGCTCCAACATCATTAAGAGTATGTTAGAAAAGGAAAT GAATACTCTACGCAATACCCAATTGAGCCAAGTAAAACAACTGGACTCGAAAGAAAAAGCTACTAACAAACTGGGTGATAtttcaaaagatttttcattttctagcCTGTATTGCAAAGTTGAATTTGCTGAGGCTTGTGCTTACAACAAAAATGGTTCTGTGAACTtagaagatttgaaaaaatggatTAGAAAAGTcacaaattaa
- the LOC136410127 gene encoding tyrosine-protein phosphatase non-receptor type 13-like — protein sequence MSRPLSRTDSNTSLALNSPSLEDFLTVRPSGLEEIEIWAVLCQSVQALQDLFLSDGVSTRFALPVLTPSTLKLSSRGRVNFQPTDLVIGAFGSSASLANYLAPEYNVTRGYSDTEYERMWVFSLGQTLKRAAVTGHSATSRLSGELCQVLTDMTLIPEPSRASLMYLLDVMSQYCKRRQQKRPFSHIVMNLHQEALAGLEGSNDMLNWGPPAMPKLVPRAKTISECSDRFSTLQRRLRLFDSTPKLTKEVSTSMEDLNFSTVNNTPGKVVRPKSICLPESLYRKQNNEFMGARGRRMRRNPVQRIASRLYGPDLTLNKTGCVGPEFVVKAALPAKQLTTHCKGNKKRVTVILLDGQKLDVTCNPNNTTAGQLLHLIIEEEQIEENFMLGLSALIAGDFVFIPSDTRITKVTNSRNVDLILYLRIRFFLPSLRGLRGYQARHYLYLQLRRSVLEHQLPSSFSQIIELNGLALQAEFGDYREGAKSYFLLEHYVPETMIAIVDDENHLRGELVSAHMTRKGLDRNKAEQEFITFAQNLPQYGGHFYTAVWMLKDNSKKDVWLYISAQGVSIFERGKAASHFGPRLYETFEWKAIQTLCYSKHYLSVIPHNKLKKIKKYKLKMDHKKSYFAFRLASLHHQFFLKLRSEFMSLQSLSQHFGIPLKDIKNATNSLYKLDQFGEEYGEKGDDPEFKLEFNPLLNRCQSNRLQLMQRSTSDQKLIDCSISEEQQNKENERPVGALDSSFFAGLPLSCEKRRGVKMGTRAFSRIIPRVSRSMEAVNDPQEYLEQASLSSMSFACSSPSEEGLRFSEGDAFVLDTTLKSVSQQNFLPNFQETINETFLEKLNNMSFAEERVLSTVLIERDQTGSLGLQITEGSDGNVYIQSVIPGGPAYFNKDIMKGDQVIAVNGQSLLGRKYCESLELLKSTRMKVEFVLSRVVQTFTTSQNIKVNRSTSLRSRLGRSPSVESQVEKHTIESCCDLSNNFKYVNRSPVKETAASSINYHYNTLPAYSTNNLDARSSNNDRAVIVEMIPKKCWAICDSRLAKARSECNISQNVGSELTFIKKKQTVALPRSLGLSRKWQGPVRYPVTPVRKGAADNTARGNTSSDEEQVFI from the coding sequence ATGTCTCGACCACTATCACGGACTGACAGTAATACGAGCCTTGCCTTGAATTCTCCAAGCCTGGAAGACTTTCTAACTGTCAGACCCTCAGGACTcgaagaaattgaaatatgggCCGTCCTATGTCAGAGTGTTCAAGCTTTACAAGATTTATTCCTCTCAGACGGAGTCTCTACTCGATTCGCCTTGCCAGTACTTACACCGAGCACTCTAAAGCTGTCTTCGAGAGGACGGGTTAATTTCCAACCTACAGACTTAGTCATAGGAGCCTTTGGATCGTCGGCGTCTTTAGCCAACTATCTAGCACCAGAGTACAATGTCACTAGGGGTTATTCGGACACGGAATACGAGCGAATGTGGGTGTTTTCTCTAGGGCAAACATTGAAACGAGCCGCAGTGACTGGTCACAGCGCCACATCTCGATTAAGTGGCGAGCTTTGTCAAGTGCTGACTGATATGACACTCATCCCTGAACCTTCGAGGGCATCTTTAATGTATCTGCTGGATGTGATGTCGCAGTATTGTAAGCGGCGACAGCAAAAGCGCCCATTTTCACATATAGTGATGAATCTACATCAAGAAGCTTTGGCTGGGCTGGAAGGTTCGAACGACATGCTTAATTGGGGACCACCCGCCATGCCCAAGTTAGTTCCAAGGGCAAAAACTATTTCAGAATGCAGCGACAGATTTAGCACCTTACAGCGTAGATTACGCTTGTTCGATTCCACTCCAAAACTCACCAAGGAAGTTTCCACGAGCATGGAAGACTTGAATTTCAGCACAGTTAATAATACTCCTGGGAAAGTCGTTAGACCAAAAAGCATTTGCTTACCTGAAAGCTTATACAGGAAGCAAAATAATGAGTTTATGGGAGCTCGCGGTCGTCGGATGCGTCGTAATCCGGTACAACGAATTGCTTCTCGCTTATATGGACCAGATTTAACACTAAACAAGACCGGGTGTGTGGGACCTGAATTCGTGGTTAAAGCGGCCCTTCCTGCTAAGCAGTTAACGACTCATTGTAAAGGCAATAAGAAACGCGTTACTGTGATCCTTTTAGACGGTCAGAAATTGGATGTAACGTGTAATCCTAATAACACCACCGCCGGTCAACTGTTGCATTTGATCATCGAAGAGGAACAAATTGAGGAGAACTTCATGTTAGGACTCTCAGCACTTATAGCAGGCGATTTCGTGTTTATTCCCTCAGACACCAGGATTACCAAAGTCACTAACTCCCGCAATGtagatttaattttgtatttaagaaTAAGGTTCTTTCTTCCTTCGCTTAGAGGTCTGCGAGGATATCAGGCgagacattatctctatttacAGTTGCGAAGGTCAGTATTAGAACATCAGTTGCCTAGCTCCTTTTCTCAAATAATCGAATTAAACGGGTTAGCTCTGCAGGCCGAATTCGGAGATTATCGAGAAGGTGCAAAAAGCTATTTTCTGTTGGAACATTACGTGCCCGAAACTATGATTGCTATTGTTGATGATGAGAATCACCTGAGAGGTGAGCTCGTGAGTGCCCACATGACTAGGAAGGGTTTGGACAGAAACAAAGCTGAGCAGGAGTTTATAACTTTCGCTCAAAATTTACCTCAATATGGAGGACACTTTTACACTGCAGTGTGGATGCTGAAAGACAACAGCAAGAAAGATGTCTGGCTGTACATCAGTGCACAAGGCGTAAGTATTTTCGAGCGAGGCAAAGCGGCCAGTCATTTTGGTCCACGGCTTTATGAAACTTTCGAATGGAAGGCCATTCAAACGCTCTGCTACAGTAAACATTACCTATCGGTTATACCGCacaataaattgaagaaaataaaaaaatacaaattgaaaATGGATCATAAGAAAAGCTACTTTGCCTTTCGGCTAGCCTCGTTGCATCATCAGTTCTTCCTTAAACTTCGAAGCGAGTTTATGTCACTGCAATCTTTAAGTCAACATTTTGGAATACCATTAAAGGACATTAAGAACGCCACAAATTCGCTTTACAAGCTTGATCAGTTCGGGGAAGAATACGGGGAGAAGGGTGACGATCCAGAGTTTAAGCTTGAATTTAATCCTTTGTTGAATCGATGTCAGAGCAACAGGCTGCAGTTGATGCAGCGATCGACTTCTGATCAGAAATTAATTGACTGTTCAATAAGCGAAGAGCAACAAAATAAGGAGAACGAGAGGCCTGTTGGGGCTCTGGATAGTTCCTTCTTTGCAGGCCTGCCCCTCAGTTGTGAGAAGAGACGTGGTGTTAAAATGGGTACTAGGGCTTTCTCTAGAATAATTCCTCGAGTATCCCGAAGCATGGAAGCCGTAAATGACCCCCAAGAGTATTTGGAGCAAGCCTCTTTGTCATCAATGTCGTTCGCTTGTAGCTCCCCTTCGGAAGAAGGGCTCAGATTTTCCGAGGGAGACGCGTTTGTTTTAGACACAACATTAAAATCAGTCTCCCAACAGAACTTCCTACCTAACTTCCAAGAGACCATCAATGAAACTTTCctggaaaaattgaacaaCATGTCCTTTGCCGAAGAAAGGGTTCTTTCAACGGTGCTTATAGAGCGGGACCAGACTGGAAGCTTGGGACTTCAGATTACCGAGGGCTCCGACGGCAACGTGTACATTCAGTCAGTAATTCCGGGAGGTCCAGCTTACTTCAACAAAGACATTATGAAGGGAGATCAAGTCATTGCGGTCAATGGACAGAGTTTATTAGGCAGAAAATACTGCGAGTCACTAGAGCTTCTGAAGAGTACACGAATGAAGGTTGAGTTCGTACTATCTCGTGTGGTACAAACTTTCACTACATctcaaaatatcaaagtaaATAGATCAACATCGTTAAGGTCTCGACTGGGTAGATCCCCGTCAGTGGAAAGTCAAGTGGAGAAACACACAATAGAGTCCTGCTGCGATTTATCCAATAACTTTAAATACGTGAATAGATCACCAGTAAAAGAGACCGCGGCTAGTTCTATAAATTACCATTACAACACTCTTCCAGCATACTCCACGAACAATTTGGATGCAAGGTCTAGCAATAATGATCGAGCAGTGATAGTGGAAATGATTCCGAAAAAATGTTGGGCCATTTGTGATAGTCGCTTAGCTAAAGCGCGTTCTGAGTGTAACATATCCCAGAATGTAGGGAGCGAATTAACCTTCATTAAGAAAAAGCAGACCGTGGCATTGCCGAGAAGTTTAGGGTTAAGCAGAAAGTGGCAAGGTCCAGTGAGATATCCTGTTACCCCAGTACGAAAGGGGGCTGCTGATAACACGGCGAGAGGTAACACCAGTTCAGATGAAgaacaagtttttatttaa
- the Pus7 gene encoding pseudouridylate synthase 7 homolog, with the protein MSFTRKNIKRRGGFQNRKNSIRDGSSGSFNFGRRKNENSQYKHQDQLSEKDVGISEYISDLEGYSAVIKARFSDFQVNEFDKEGRLAKLTQLNVPNFTPSDDSKSYKTTVKSPMEKIPQDVWDALRDLIKKNDVDSTVELEAENLAKDERRDIHQCIKAYFGKHVVASTIKKNEKTILSFKKWDKKEKSNRSEWPEHTPEFVHFIVYKEMMDTMDACFKISQALKIPAAKIYYAGLKDRRAKTTQWCCVKKYQPAKLIASLRNARNLKVGNIEFKEKCLKLGDLSGNRFRIALRNVQAEDDLINLSLNHVKEHGFINYYGLQRFGNEKEVPTYLIGIKLLTGSWKEAINLILKVKPGDDPTQVINTAKQIYADTGDAVKALKICGKKQNGLEKKLLEGIAKHHGNDYVNALESIPRSIRLMYIHAFQSLVWNKMASKRMKLFGLKPVVGDLVLIDKMGEEELRVNENDDEEDIEDHVTAETIKNRLLARPLTAEELYKYSIFDIVLPLPGFDVIYPENLKQCYKEVLEGYGLTLEMPKQKVKTYNLSGTYRKLVQQVQDMEWKIMYYNNSTDNLIQSDLEELNGEALPESIEKGTYKAVVIAFTLNAASYATMVLREVLKCNTSSSSQAGLNNYDSTQTTQIDANEQQGSLLADTEKYKDFQKRIFSEIYEEPENHGMKRELGDGDSKSQNKKIKNTS; encoded by the coding sequence ATGTCTTTTACGcgcaaaaacataaaaagacGTGGCGGTTTTCAAAACCGAAAAAACAGCATTAGGGATGGTTCTAGTGGTTCATTCAATTTTGgtagaagaaaaaatgaaaattcacaaTACAAACATCAGGATCAACTCTCAGAGAAGGATGTAGGAATTTCAGAATATATTAGTGATTTGGAAGGCTATTCAGCAGTAATAAAAGCGAGATTTTCTGACTTCCAAGTCAATGAATTTGATAAAGAAGGCAGACTGGCTAAACTAACCCAATTAAATGTTCCCAATTTTACTCCTTCTGATGACAGTAAGTCATATAAAACCACAGTCAAATCCCCAATGGAGAAAATCCCCCAAGATGTGTGGGATGCATTGAGAGATTTAATTAAGAAGAATGATGTTGATTCTACAGTTGAATTAGAAGCTGAAAATTTAGCCAAAGATGAGCGGAGAGACATCCATCAGTGCATCAAGGCATACTTTGGAAAGCATGTTGTGGCCtctacaattaaaaaaaatgaaaaaactatattgtcatttaaaaaatgggacaaaaaggaaaaaagcaaTCGTTCAGAATGGCCTGAACATACTCctgaatttgttcattttattgTGTACAAAGAAATGATGGACACCATGGATGCATGCTTTAAAATATCACAAGCTCTCAAAATTCCGGctgcaaaaatatactatgCTGGACTAAAGGATCGAAGGGCCAAAACAACTCAATGGTGCTGTGTAAAGAAATACCAACCAGCAAAGCTCATTGCTAGTTTACGAAATGccagaaatttaaaagttgGCAACATAGAGTTCAAAGAAAAGTGTCTGAAACTTGGGGATCTCAGTGGAAATAGATTTAGAATTGCTTTAAGAAATGTTCAAGCAGAAGATGATTTGATAAACCTTTCATTAAACCATGTAAAGGAACATGGATTTATAAATTACTATGGTCTTCAGCGCTTTGGTAATGAGAAGGAAGTCCCTACTTATTTAATTGGAATTAAGCTATTGACAGGCTCTTGGAAAGAGGCTATTAATCTTATCTTAAAAGTTAAACCTGGGGATGACCCCACACAAGTTATAAACACGGCAAAACAAATATATGCTGACACAGGAGATGCAGTTAAAGCACTGAAAATATGTGGTAAGAAGCAGAATGGCCTAGAAAAGAAATTGCTTGAAGGGATAGCTAAACATCATGGAAATGATTATGTTAATGCTTTGGAGTCTATTCCCAGAAGCATTCGACTGATGTATATTCATGCATTTCAAAGCCTAGTATGGAATAAAATGGCTTCCAAGAGGATGAAACTATTTGGTCTTAAACCAGTAGTAGGGGACTTGGTGCTTATTGATAAAATGGGTGAAGAAGAACTGAGAGTAAATGAGAATGATGATGAAGAAGACATTGAAGATCATGTTACAGCTgagacaataaaaaatagactCCTAGCAAGGCCTTTGACAGCAGAAGAACTGTACAagtattcaatttttgatatagTCCTGCCACTTCCAGGTTTTGATGTTATTTACccagaaaacttaaaacaGTGCTATAAAGAAGTGCTTGAAGGGTATGGCCTAACTTTAGAAATGCCCAAGCAAAAAGTGAAAACCTACAACTTAAGTGGAACCTACAGGAAACTAGTACAGCAAGTTCAAGATATGGAATGGAAAATAATGTACTACAATAATTCGACTGATAATTTGATTCAGTCAGACTTAGAAGAACTTAATGGTGAAGCATTACCAGAAAGCATTGAGAAGGGCACATATAAAGCTGTTGTGATAGCCTTCACATTAAATGCTGCCTCATATGCAACCATGGTTTTAAGGGAGGTGCTAAAATGTAACACTTCCAGCAGCTCTCAAGCAggattaaataattatgacTCTACACAAACCACACAAATAGATGCAAACGAACAACAAGGCAGCCTATTGGCCGACACAGAGAAGTATAAGGACTTTCAGAAGAGAATATTTAGTGAAATCTATGAAGAACCAGAGAATCATGGCATGAAACGAGAATTAGGTGATGGAGATAGTAAAAGCcagaacaagaaaataaagaatacGAGTTAA